The segment ACAGAAGAGAGGGTTCCATTACAAAAAAGAATGGAATAAAAAACAAAACTGCTCCCAATCGGCAGGAAATGCGAGTAGTTTTAACCGGATCTGCATCGGCAATACTGGCAGCTACCACACAGTGAAGTGCTACTGGGGGAGTGATACCGCCAAGAGTTGAATAGAATAGAAAAAATAGATTAAGGCCAAGTAAAGGAATGCCTCCATAAGCGGCAAACTCAGGCAGGGTTGCAGAAATACCCACCAGGGCTGGTACAGCTATGATAGCCAGTAGTATATAGGCTGTTCTCTGGAGACCTCCCATTCCCATCACTACAGAAAACACAAAGCAGGTAAAAAGAATAAGATAAAGATTTTCTCCGCCGGCATTGACCATCCAGTTTGTAACGCCCATTGCTACGCCAGTCTTAAGCAGCCCTACGAGTATAAAGCCCATCCCGAGAAAGATTGCGGCAGCATAGTTAATGAGACTTGCCGTTTGAACCAGGCCAGCTTCAGCTTGCTGGAGAACGTTTGTTAATAGTGTTCCAAGAGAAGGTCTCTGCTGTACCGGACCAATGGCAAAAATTTTAACTACTCCTTGGAGGGTCTTAAGAAATAACACCAGTCCCGCCGCATATATTGGAGTAATAGCTCCCCAGCGCATATACACCATGCCAAATACAAGTAATGCCAGCCCTGCAATGTAATACCAGCCTTCCCCAAGAACCTGCTGCCAATTTGGAATGTTTTCAGGGGGAATTGGTTTAAGTTTATGGCGGGCAGCATAACCATCCACCTGAACAAGTAATCCAAGATAAAACAATGAAGAGGGGATAAGTGTGGCCAGAATCACGTCAGCGTAATCTATACCGAACATGACCACCATTAAAAATACCAGGCCGCCTAATACAGGTGGTACGGTATCACAGCCTGAAGAGGCGCAGGCTTCTACAGCAGCTGCATATTCGGGCTCATACCCAGCCTCTTTCATGGTTGGAATGGTGAATGAACCGGTGCCTGCAATGTTGGCCACAGGGCTGCCAGTAATAGTGCCGAATAATGCGCTGGCAACTACGGCGGCTTTTGCCTGGCCCCCCCTCACCTTTCCCATCAAAGAGGTAGCGAGGCGCATGAAAAAGTTGCCCCCGCCCATGCCCATCACCAGGCCGGCAAATAGGAAAAATCCCAAGATTGTATCACCGAGCAGGCGCCCGGGCGTACCCAGCATTCCGTCTGACCCGAAAGCAAAAGAGCCGATCACTTCTTTGAAAGGAATCGCAACCCCATAGAAAACTCCTCCCAGGTTATTAGCTAACCAGGGGTGTGAAGCTACCAGCGGGTAGATTATTCCTACCAGCAGCAGGGCAGCATATCCCCACCCGCCGACTCTTCTTCCGGCTTCTATGGCAAGTAAACCCAGGATTATTGCTGAACCAAGTACCCACCCATTTGGAGGTACGTCCCAGTCGTGGTAATCAATTTCCCTGGCGTTTGCAATAAACATGATGATTATCCCAAACAGGATGATCGCCATGGCGTAGTCATACCATGGAGTTGCTTTCCGGCCTTGTTTACGGGTTGCGCCAAGTCCTATAAAAATGTTCAGCCCCAGCAGGGCATATATCAGGTAATAATAAACTATGCCGGATAGCACATGGCCAAAAACCGGTATCGAGAACCAGTGAAGTATAAAAAGTATAATTGTTAAAATGGGCACTGTCAGGTAAACGAATTTAACTGGGGCAGGGAGCAGGTTGTATCGGGATAGTCTGGAACGAGGAGAAGCCCCTTCCCGGTTTGAAGCAGAGGAACCTTCAGTTGGTGGTGCTGGGTATTTTGGGCTAACGCTGGGATTCATTTTTGCGGTGCGCTTTATATATTTATCCGACCGATTTTTTTAAGCTGCCTGGCTGATAGATGCAATAAGGTTCAGCTTCGAGGTAATCTCCGGTTGCTTCATAGGCGCGGGCACGACAACCTCCACACAATCTCTTAAACTCACAGATGCCGCATTTTCCCTTGAGATTTTCGATGTTTCGCAGCTCGTTAAACAAAGGCGAATCGTTCCATACCTTGGCGAAGTTTTGCTCACGTATGTTGCCCGCGGATACATCAAAGTAGCCGCAGCCTTGTACTTGTCCAACATGAGAAATAAAACAAAAACCTGTTCCGGCCATGCATCCCCGGGTGTTGCTATTAAACCCCCTTTGTGATGAGGGAAATCCTCTCGGGTGGCTGTGCGCACTGGTCGAACAAATTCCGCATTCGCGCATTATTCGCTGGTAATGAGGTGCATCGGTCGGTTTAAAAAACAGCCGGTTCCCCAACTCCTTTTGTTTTTTACAGATCCAGCGCAGGACATCTTCGTATTCTGCCGGAGCGAGTTCCTGCTCGGCAAGCCCTTTGCCGCGCCCGGTAGGGACCAACAGGAAGGGGTGGAAAGCAGCAACTTTAAGCTCAAGAGCCATATCAACCAGTTGGGGTAGGTATTTGGAATTAAGGCGTGTAATCGTACTATTTATCTGCACTTCTATACCTGCGTTGTGGGCGTTTTGAATCCCTTCCAGGGCTTCATCAAAAGAACCTTTTTTGCCACGAAACTCGTCCTGCAAATCTGCAGTAGGGAAATCAATACTTATACTTATGCGAGAAACTGGTATCTCTTTTATGCACTGCGCGGTCTTGACGTTTATCAGGGTTCCGTTGGTTCCAACGACCACCCGGAATCCCTTTGAATTGGCGTACCTGCCGATATCATAGATATCTTCCCTCATCAGAGGTTCGCCGCCGGTGAGAATCAGTATGGGTTTTGCAACTTCAGATATTTGGTCAACAAGCCTGAAACATTCCTGGGTTGATAATTCACCAGTGTATTCTTCATCCATGGCTGCAGCCCGGCAATGAGCACAGAATAGGTTGCAGCGGCGTGTTATCTCCCAGGCTACCAGCTTCAAATCAGGCGCAACCAGGCCTGTGGCTTTGCGTTTTGCCGTGTCTTCCAAGCTTTACTCCATCTAAACCGGTTGTATATCTTGGCTTACCAAGCTGATACATAGACGTAAAGCTATTAAAACAGGCTTATCGGCAAGGCAGGAAATAGACGCCGGTTGGTAAAAATCTTAAAGAATATAACAGAATAATAATAAATCTGTCAAAATCTAATAAAATCTAAAATAAATTGAAGCAATTTGGGCTAATGGGTGAAGCTTGTATTATGCTTTTGTGTGATTCTGATGAGCTTCCACCATCGCTACCATAGTACGGTCCATGATATCATCGATCAAGGGTAATGCAGCAAGAATTTCTTCTGCAATTATTTCCTTCTGTTTCATCATGGCCATAACGCCTTCGACAGTCGGCTTACGGTGGCAGATAAATGCTTCAATTGATTCAGTGAGTGTAAGCCCGGCTTCAGACATTGTTATGCCGAAATCCTTACCAATTTCTTGAGCTTGTTGTACGGTTATTTTACGGTCGACTGGTGAGGAAACATACTGGATTATTAGTTCCAGAATGCTTTTGCCCAGGCTGGCAAGGTGGC is part of the Dehalococcoidales bacterium genome and harbors:
- a CDS encoding radical SAM protein encodes the protein MEDTAKRKATGLVAPDLKLVAWEITRRCNLFCAHCRAAAMDEEYTGELSTQECFRLVDQISEVAKPILILTGGEPLMREDIYDIGRYANSKGFRVVVGTNGTLINVKTAQCIKEIPVSRISISIDFPTADLQDEFRGKKGSFDEALEGIQNAHNAGIEVQINSTITRLNSKYLPQLVDMALELKVAAFHPFLLVPTGRGKGLAEQELAPAEYEDVLRWICKKQKELGNRLFFKPTDAPHYQRIMRECGICSTSAHSHPRGFPSSQRGFNSNTRGCMAGTGFCFISHVGQVQGCGYFDVSAGNIREQNFAKVWNDSPLFNELRNIENLKGKCGICEFKRLCGGCRARAYEATGDYLEAEPYCIYQPGSLKKSVG
- a CDS encoding helix-turn-helix domain-containing protein: MEMNLEPIQDSWLSIGEACRILGVSEATLRQWTDDGQIKVFITPGGHRRYQRSQLDEFMVSRRKTLGIQDLVAKLEETAEPHREVAVNITASLSDGIRLNQRLRSHLASLGKSILELIIQYVSSPVDRKITVQQAQEIGKDFGITMSEAGLTLTESIEAFICHRKPTVEGVMAMMKQKEIIAEEILAALPLIDDIMDRTMVAMVEAHQNHTKA
- a CDS encoding TRAP transporter fused permease subunit, which codes for MNPSVSPKYPAPPTEGSSASNREGASPRSRLSRYNLLPAPVKFVYLTVPILTIILFILHWFSIPVFGHVLSGIVYYYLIYALLGLNIFIGLGATRKQGRKATPWYDYAMAIILFGIIIMFIANAREIDYHDWDVPPNGWVLGSAIILGLLAIEAGRRVGGWGYAALLLVGIIYPLVASHPWLANNLGGVFYGVAIPFKEVIGSFAFGSDGMLGTPGRLLGDTILGFFLFAGLVMGMGGGNFFMRLATSLMGKVRGGQAKAAVVASALFGTITGSPVANIAGTGSFTIPTMKEAGYEPEYAAAVEACASSGCDTVPPVLGGLVFLMVVMFGIDYADVILATLIPSSLFYLGLLVQVDGYAARHKLKPIPPENIPNWQQVLGEGWYYIAGLALLVFGMVYMRWGAITPIYAAGLVLFLKTLQGVVKIFAIGPVQQRPSLGTLLTNVLQQAEAGLVQTASLINYAAAIFLGMGFILVGLLKTGVAMGVTNWMVNAGGENLYLILFTCFVFSVVMGMGGLQRTAYILLAIIAVPALVGISATLPEFAAYGGIPLLGLNLFFLFYSTLGGITPPVALHCVVAASIADADPVKTTRISCRLGAVLFFIPFFFVMEPSLLLIYAPWYVTLFNLAQAAIGVWLLSSGLEGYLTGIGVLSRIERVLLFAGGFIIAFPQPIVLGIGIALCCIAIASGWRRKRADKTGKNILV